Proteins encoded together in one Fluviicola sp. window:
- a CDS encoding 6-carboxytetrahydropterin synthase, whose product METVYITRREHFNAAHKLWREEWSDEKNEEVFGKCSNKNWHGHNFELFVTVKGEPNPETGFVINLKDLSVIIKELVIEQLDHKNLNLDVPFLAGKLASTENLAIEIWKIIDSPIREAGGQLCKIKLVETENNFVEYFGGKEPF is encoded by the coding sequence TTGGAAACAGTATACATAACACGACGAGAACATTTCAATGCTGCGCACAAATTGTGGCGCGAAGAATGGTCTGATGAAAAAAATGAAGAAGTATTCGGAAAGTGCAGCAACAAAAACTGGCATGGACACAACTTCGAACTATTTGTAACGGTAAAAGGCGAACCCAACCCGGAAACAGGTTTCGTGATCAATCTCAAAGACCTGAGTGTAATCATCAAGGAATTGGTGATCGAGCAACTGGACCATAAAAACCTGAACCTCGATGTGCCTTTCCTGGCAGGAAAACTCGCTTCCACGGAAAACCTGGCTATTGAAATCTGGAAAATCATCGATTCCCCGATCAGAGAAGCCGGCGGCCAGCTTTGCAAAATCAAACTCGTAGAAACCGAGAACAATTTCGTAGAATACTTCGGCGGGAAAGAACCCTTTTAA
- the rfaD gene encoding ADP-glyceromanno-heptose 6-epimerase: MIVITGAAGFIGSCIVGTLNSKGINNLILVDDFSKTEKAANLDGKLFVAMVQRADFDQWMQEFGDEVTCVLHIGARTDTTEFDKAIFDELNVDYSKMVWNHCVKYQIPLVYASSAATYGLGELGYDDDESKMPLLQPLNPYGWSKQWFDMWALEQTETPPHWYGLKFFNVYGPNEYHKARMASVIFHTFNQVKAHGSMKLFRSHNPNYTDGGQMRDFVYVKDLVSVIEFLMKGTAKSGIYNLGSGKARTFLDLAENTFRALGKEPNISFIDTPEDIRDKYQYFTEANMQKLIGQGYDVPFHSLEEGIEDYVKNYLMEGKYI, from the coding sequence ATGATCGTCATTACAGGAGCAGCAGGATTTATCGGAAGTTGCATCGTTGGGACCCTGAATAGCAAGGGAATTAATAATTTGATCCTGGTGGACGATTTCTCCAAAACGGAAAAAGCGGCCAATCTCGATGGAAAACTGTTTGTTGCCATGGTTCAGCGTGCTGATTTCGATCAGTGGATGCAGGAGTTCGGTGATGAGGTAACTTGCGTGTTGCACATCGGTGCGCGTACGGATACGACTGAATTTGACAAAGCCATTTTTGACGAATTGAATGTGGACTATTCCAAAATGGTTTGGAACCATTGTGTGAAGTATCAAATTCCGTTGGTATATGCAAGTTCGGCAGCGACTTACGGTTTGGGAGAATTGGGCTACGACGACGACGAATCGAAAATGCCGCTGTTGCAGCCTTTGAATCCTTACGGCTGGTCGAAACAATGGTTTGATATGTGGGCGCTGGAGCAAACAGAAACACCGCCGCATTGGTACGGATTGAAATTCTTCAATGTTTACGGGCCCAACGAATACCACAAGGCGCGTATGGCTTCGGTGATTTTCCATACGTTTAACCAGGTGAAAGCACACGGCTCCATGAAATTGTTCCGTTCGCACAACCCCAATTATACGGATGGCGGCCAGATGCGCGATTTCGTATACGTGAAGGATTTGGTTTCGGTGATCGAGTTTTTGATGAAAGGAACCGCGAAGTCGGGGATCTACAATTTAGGTTCCGGAAAAGCACGTACTTTCCTGGATTTGGCAGAAAATACGTTCAGAGCATTGGGCAAAGAACCGAATATCTCTTTTATCGACACTCCGGAAGATATCCGCGATAAATACCAGTATTTCACCGAAGCAAATATGCAGAAACTGATCGGCCAGGGATATGATGTTCCCTTTCATTCACTGGAGGAAGGAATCGAGGATTACGTGAAGAACTATTTGATGGAAGGGAAATACATCTGA
- the folE gene encoding GTP cyclohydrolase I FolE has product MSEFHYNDDTTENISGIYRTILSQIGEDPQREGLLKTPERVAKALQFLTQGYDIKPEEILKSALFHEEYSEMVIVKDIEVYSMCEHHMLPFFGKAHIAYIPNGTIVGLSKIPRVVDAFSRRLQVQERLTIEIRDCIQETLKPKGVAVVLECQHMCMQMRGVQKQNSVTTSSAFTGLFLSNDSTRKEFINLVQAKLH; this is encoded by the coding sequence ATGAGCGAATTTCATTACAACGACGACACAACTGAAAACATTTCCGGCATTTACAGAACCATTCTTTCTCAAATCGGGGAAGACCCGCAGCGTGAAGGCTTATTGAAAACTCCCGAACGCGTAGCAAAAGCTTTGCAATTCCTGACACAGGGCTACGATATCAAACCGGAAGAAATTCTCAAAAGCGCTTTGTTCCACGAAGAATATTCCGAAATGGTGATCGTGAAAGACATCGAGGTATATTCCATGTGCGAACACCACATGCTGCCTTTCTTCGGGAAAGCACACATTGCCTATATCCCCAACGGAACAATTGTAGGCCTGAGCAAAATTCCGCGCGTAGTGGATGCGTTCAGCCGCAGGTTGCAGGTACAGGAGCGCTTGACGATCGAAATCCGCGATTGTATCCAGGAAACTCTGAAACCGAAAGGGGTAGCTGTTGTTTTGGAATGCCAGCACATGTGTATGCAGATGCGTGGCGTACAGAAACAAAATTCCGTAACAACTTCCAGCGCATTTACAGGATTATTCCTGAGTAACGATTCTACCCGAAAAGAGTTTATTAATTTAGTGCAGGCAAAATTGCATTAA